One window of Oscillatoria salina IIICB1 genomic DNA carries:
- a CDS encoding dihydrofolate reductase family protein — protein sequence MPKIILFITCSLDGYIARKSGELDWLSSKRDSDRDHEYTEFFNQIDTVLMGKNTYQQILDFDEYPYEGKQGFVFSRTLSGKKDENVEFVQLSEKFINDLRKKNQGDIWLIGGAKTIHYFLKHNAIDRLILAIQPIILGDGIPLIIKNSSLELKLDLKKVASYDSGLLQLTYDTNS from the coding sequence ATGCCCAAAATAATCTTATTTATAACTTGTAGTTTGGATGGATATATTGCTAGAAAATCTGGCGAATTAGACTGGTTATCTAGCAAGCGAGATTCCGATCGAGATCATGAATATACTGAATTTTTCAATCAGATTGATACAGTATTGATGGGGAAGAACACATATCAACAAATTCTCGATTTTGACGAATATCCTTATGAAGGTAAACAAGGCTTCGTCTTTTCCCGTACTCTTTCAGGAAAAAAAGATGAGAATGTAGAATTCGTTCAATTGAGCGAAAAGTTTATTAACGATCTCCGTAAAAAAAATCAAGGTGATATTTGGTTAATTGGAGGTGCAAAAACAATACACTATTTCCTCAAACATAATGCGATCGATCGCTTGATTCTTGCCATACAACCAATTATCCTTGGAGATGGGATTCCTCTGATTATTAAAAATTCCAGTCTGGAGTTAAAGCTTGATTTGAAAAAGGTCGCAAGCTATGATTCTGGATTATTGCAACTAACTTACGATACTAATAGTTAG
- a CDS encoding M20/M25/M40 family metallo-hydrolase, translating into MSKKILLSWLLIIFLAFFSVFQTQPPAVQPLDAPLTEFSASRALKHLEVIAEKPHPIGSAANQKVRDYLVRELTHLGLNPQIQTTTAINSMWDEIILAGTVNNIIAKLEGTENTENAILLAAHYDSEPNSLGASDDGAAVAAILETIRALKASLPLKNDVIVLFTDGEEVGLLGAKAFVERHPWAKYIKLAVNFEARGTSGASFMFETSKNNDWLIQEFAKLTTHPFINSFASSLANLLPNETDMTIFKKVGLAGLNFAYINDSFNYHSALDNLDNLDRRSLQHHGNYALAIARHFGNLNLETQSKVNAIYFDLFGLTLIHYSEAWVIPLAILVILLFILVVILGFRQGQLTFSGITWGFLAWLFSMICAEIAILLTWWGICKIHDAYNWSSFYDYSFYYYLNTYNSNFYISSFVALTLGISSGIYIWLSQKLNGDNLAIGATLWWLILAILSSWYLPGTSYLFTLPLLFRLIGFIFTFKSPPKELISWQHLIIISFCTIPGIVLLIPTIYLAFIALTVNFAALVIILLMLLLGLLIPHFYLLDTPPKWILPTSSLLVSIILIIIGLVKADFNANHPLANSIFYELNADTNQAAWVSFNAPTDKWTSQFFVEDVKRGNLIEQFDIAEYILVNSEYYPPNERYIFKVKAPLVSLNPPTIEIVNERVNNETRTLDFHISSSQKTRVMNIYLNSPTTVLVSQINGQIITDPNSLMSNELKNQWRLQYQAFPDEGIDLTLVINSGQPISIKLVEEMDGFPQILETSLEPRTNAMMQMPFAISDLTLLSKSFKF; encoded by the coding sequence ATGAGTAAGAAAATCCTTCTAAGTTGGTTGTTGATTATCTTTTTAGCTTTTTTTTCCGTCTTTCAAACTCAACCGCCCGCAGTACAACCATTAGATGCTCCTCTCACCGAATTTTCTGCAAGTCGAGCCTTGAAACACTTGGAAGTCATTGCCGAAAAACCTCATCCTATTGGTTCAGCAGCAAACCAAAAAGTTCGAGACTATCTTGTCCGAGAGTTAACTCATTTAGGACTTAACCCTCAAATTCAAACAACCACTGCTATTAACTCAATGTGGGACGAGATTATTCTCGCAGGAACTGTCAATAATATTATTGCTAAGTTAGAAGGAACAGAGAATACCGAGAATGCTATCTTACTAGCAGCTCATTATGACTCCGAGCCAAACAGTCTTGGAGCTAGTGACGATGGCGCCGCAGTAGCAGCAATCTTAGAAACAATCAGAGCTTTAAAAGCAAGTTTACCTCTCAAAAATGATGTAATTGTTCTCTTTACAGATGGCGAAGAAGTTGGACTGCTAGGAGCAAAAGCTTTTGTCGAGCGACACCCCTGGGCTAAATATATCAAACTAGCAGTAAATTTTGAAGCTCGCGGTACTAGTGGAGCCAGTTTCATGTTTGAAACCAGTAAAAATAATGATTGGTTGATTCAAGAATTTGCTAAATTAACTACTCATCCGTTTATCAATTCTTTTGCTTCTAGTTTAGCAAATCTCTTACCTAATGAAACCGATATGACCATCTTTAAAAAGGTGGGATTAGCTGGCTTAAATTTTGCTTATATCAATGATAGTTTTAACTATCATAGTGCCTTAGATAATCTTGACAATCTCGATCGACGGAGTCTTCAGCATCATGGTAATTATGCCTTAGCGATCGCGCGTCATTTTGGCAACCTGAATTTAGAAACTCAGTCAAAAGTTAATGCTATTTACTTCGATCTCTTTGGTTTAACTTTGATTCATTACTCTGAAGCCTGGGTTATCCCTTTAGCAATTTTAGTCATTTTATTATTTATTCTAGTTGTAATCTTAGGTTTTAGACAAGGACAGTTAACCTTCTCTGGCATTACTTGGGGCTTTTTAGCTTGGTTATTCAGCATGATTTGCGCTGAAATTGCGATCCTCTTAACCTGGTGGGGAATATGTAAAATCCATGATGCTTATAACTGGTCATCTTTCTACGACTACAGTTTTTATTATTACCTCAATACCTACAATAGCAATTTTTATATTAGTAGTTTTGTAGCCCTTACTCTTGGCATTAGTTCAGGCATTTACATTTGGCTATCTCAAAAACTAAATGGGGATAATTTGGCAATAGGGGCAACGCTCTGGTGGTTGATACTCGCGATTTTAAGTAGTTGGTATTTACCAGGTACGAGTTATCTATTTACCTTGCCCTTATTATTTCGACTTATTGGCTTTATATTTACTTTTAAATCCCCGCCCAAAGAGCTGATTTCTTGGCAACACTTAATTATCATTTCTTTCTGTACTATTCCCGGAATCGTACTTTTAATTCCGACAATATATTTGGCATTTATTGCTTTAACGGTCAACTTTGCTGCCTTAGTTATAATTCTCTTAATGCTCCTCTTAGGATTATTGATTCCCCATTTTTATTTACTCGATACACCCCCAAAATGGATTTTACCTACAAGCTCATTGTTAGTCAGTATAATTCTTATCATTATCGGGCTTGTCAAAGCAGATTTTAACGCGAATCATCCTTTAGCAAATAGTATATTTTATGAATTAAATGCCGATACAAACCAAGCAGCTTGGGTAAGTTTTAATGCACCTACAGACAAGTGGACATCTCAGTTTTTTGTCGAAGATGTTAAACGAGGTAATCTAATTGAACAATTCGATATCGCTGAATATATACTCGTAAATTCAGAATATTATCCCCCTAATGAAAGGTATATTTTTAAAGTTAAGGCTCCTCTTGTCTCTTTAAATCCTCCAACTATTGAGATAGTTAACGAGCGAGTAAATAATGAAACTAGAACTTTAGATTTTCATATTAGTTCATCTCAGAAAACTAGAGTTATGAATATTTATCTAAATTCTCCCACAACAGTTTTAGTTTCTCAAATTAATGGACAAATAATTACCGATCCTAATTCCTTGATGTCTAACGAGCTAAAAAATCAGTGGAGATTACAATATCAGGCTTTTCCTGATGAGGGAATTGACTTAACTTTAGTAATTAATTCAGGTCAACCTATATCTATTAAGCTAGTAGAAGAAATGGATGGATTTCCTCAAATTTTAGAGACTTCTCTCGAACCCAGAACTAACGCAATGATGCAAATGCCCTTTGCAATTAGCGATCTAACTTTGTTAAGTAAATCTTTTAAGTTTTAA